A DNA window from Ctenopharyngodon idella isolate HZGC_01 chromosome 10, HZGC01, whole genome shotgun sequence contains the following coding sequences:
- the nol8 gene encoding nucleolar protein 8 isoform X6: MKRLYIGGLGHTVSEKDLKDRFGKFGDVSDVEIITRKDEHGSPLKTFGYININITDAEYKRCIGILNKSTWKGGTLLIQMAKESFLHRLAEERQQLAEKTITPKIDPQEKLVDSLKAAGVENFHMKAAVPGTEIPGHKDWVVSKFGRVLPVLNLKCKGKNKVFKYDPSKHCHNIKRLETADNIMSVSKLTWEMEGGDDEISKKRRGEFPQHKPCPKRSKVDLSSFLSNLAQSNSINAADIGNKNKMVFQQNGLPATKTEKQIPVVKKSVCVLDNDADSEDEIRMLVAQELSTNTKQTSAEDEDDNLEVVGDDFVVKSNAFWGGAEQDGVKSLLTSSKEDEDYDSADTDEILTQRKTQKTQVSQDSPTKSSKNESSSESDSGSNDSDYEAMMGNCTRLDLSLADLEQLAKNAEVISDDESVEEPKIELKTPRAACKRRGNNPEDILASLLGDDTPDKERKNRVTTVSLPAFIGTRDLFEGPEPILKRVTQSIDSESPKRLKQDLNVKERSISEDTSQPQSSNRPSQQKLSSLKEQSTSKKLENQSSENDSSSDESESSEAGESAQVVTFKKSSATQPVRTNPKTELKTVSSNNANTSIKPKQTKISRSSSSDSESSEEEDNEDSVDVSAFKPSSATQSIRTDAKTELKTVSSNSNNPIKPKQTKVSRSSSSDSESSEEEDSEDSAEVSTSKTSSATQSIRTNTETKLKTVSSNIANTPIKPKQTKVSRSSSSDSESSEEEDNEDSVDVSAFKPSSATQSIRTDAKTELKTVSSNNANTPIKKNKQTKVSRSSSSDSESSEEEDSEDSAEVSTSKTSSATQSIRTNTETKLKTVSSNIANTPIKPKQTKISRSSSSDSSSEESETSDDEKSRPQPKDSKPADSKKVQEKVDSHPTVFHSTAIDAQKQQKDNQKRLAALEQRQKETEQQKKLIQGALSSVDMVKANKGKHIVFDSDEEEEDKTTNKPEEQPRSKKKSLFEDDSESDDQQPSTSKEKENKKSDGNKLFDSEDEDDGAEDDRFQIKPQFEGKAGQKLMQLQARFGTDSRFQIDSRFLESDDETEDQDAAAPEKDEEQLLEEKKKSLDILQSILKTSIQPQNTKKSKMFKDVSGLHYDPTQEEHAAFESKTEMPKKESKAARRKKREEAEKLPEVSKDIYFEVSADLKEVFGTSKENQDEEEPKVSWDKEAEETEDIMTPMEVSFTSNVEAHEDTSGGFKFSFFGEVASAETTTKTDDYKIETLKGAKFSWQMDPRFQDSSSDEEGVDEVEEDQSASSKITEEPTPSKKSFFFFFQDDKRLKEGPRMFCRSGKLGDQREAWEEKRTSLRDECRKKHKDAKRRQRPSLKKT; encoded by the exons ATGAAGCGATTGTACATCGGCGGTCTCGGCCACACAGTGTCTGAGAAGGACCTCAAAGACAGATTTGGAAAATTTGGGGATGTGTCAGATGTAGAAATTATCACGAGGAAAGATGAGCACG GATCTCCTCTAAAGACATTTGGCTACATCAACATAAACATCACAGATGctgaatacaaaagat GTATAGGCATATTAAATAAATCCACATGGAAAGGTGGAACCTTGCTTATTCAGATGGCAAAGGAAAGTTTTCTACATAG ACTTGCTGAAGAACGACAGCAACTGGCTGAAAAGACCATCACCCCAAAGATCGACCCTCAGGAGAAATTAGTGGACTCACTTAAAGCAGCTGGTGTTGAAAATTTTCACATGAAAGCTGCTGTTCCAGGAACAGAAATTCCTGGACATAAG GACTGGGTTGTGAGTAAATTTGGCAGGGTCCTTCCTGTCCTGAATCTCAAATGTAAAGGAAAGAACAAA GTCTTCAAATATGATCCATCCAAACACTGCCACAACATCAAGAGACTGGAGACTGCAGACAACATCATGTCAGTATCTAAGCTGACATGGGAGATGGAAGGTGGAGATGATGAAATCAGTAAGAAAAGGAGAGGAGAGTTTCCACAGCATAAGCCGTGTCCCAAAAGATCTAAAGTAGACTTGAGTTCATTTCTCAGCAATTTGGCTCAGAGCAATAGTATTAATGCAGCTGACATTGGAAACAAGAACAAAATGGTGTTCCAACAAAACGGACTCCCTGCTacaaagacagaaaaacaaatacCTGTtgttaaaaaatcagtttgtgtTTTGGACAATGATGCTGACTCTGAAGATGAAATCAGGATGTTGGTTGCTCAAGAACTTTCGACgaacacaaaacaaacctcTGCAGAGGACGAGGACGACAACCTGGAGGTAGTGGGAGATGATTTTGTCGTTAAATCTAATGCTTTCTGGGGTGGAGCGGAACAAGATGGCGTAAAATCGCTACTAACTTCTTCAAAAGAGGATGAGGATTACGATTCTGCAGACACGGATGAAATACTCACCCAGAGAAAGACCCAAAAAACACAAGTTAGCCAAGATTCCCCGACAAAATCCAgtaaaaatgagtcttcatcTGAATCTGACAGTGGTAGCAATGATTCTGATTATGAAGCCATGATGGGGAACTGCACCCGCTTAGATCTCTCCCTGGCAGACTTGGAGCAGCTAGCTAAAAACGCAGAGGTGATTTCAGATGATGAAAGTGTGGAAGAACCCAAAATAGAACTCAAGACCCCAAGAGCGGCATGCAAAAGAAGAGGTAACAACCCTGAAGATATTTTAGCTTCGCTTCTTGGAGATGACACCCCTGACAAAGAACGTAAGAATCGGGTGACCACAGTATCCCTTCCAGCTTTCATTGGAACAAGGGATCTCTTTGAAGGTCCAGAGCCCATCCTGAAAAGAGTCACCCAGAGTATTGACAGTGAATCTCCTAAAAGACTCAAACAAGACCTGAATGTGAAAGAACGAAGCATCTCAGAAGATACAAGTCAACCGCAGTCTTCAAACCGTCCATCTCAACAGAAGCTGTCCAGTTTAAAGGAACAATCAACCTCAAAGAAACTTGAGAACCAATCATCAGAAAATGATTCTTCTAGTGATGAGTCAGAAAGCAGCGAAGCAGGCGAAAGTGCTCAAGTCGTCACCTTTAAAAAATCTTCAGCAACACAACCAGTAAGAACCAACCCTAAAACCGAACTGAAGACTGTTAGCTCTAACAATGCAAACACCTCAATCAAACCCAAGCAGACGAAGATCTCCAGATCCTCCAGTAGTGACTCAGAAAGCAGCGAGGAGGAAGATAATGAAGATAGTGTTGATGtctctgcttttaaaccatcTTCAGCGACACAATCGATAAGAACCGACGCTAAAACCGAACTGAAGACTGTTAGCTCTAACTCAAACAACCCAATCAAACCCAAGCAGACGAAGGTCTCCAGATCCTCCAGTAGTGACTCAGAAAGCAGCGAGGAAGAAGATAGTGAAGATAGTGCCGAAGTCTCCACTTCAAAAACATCCTCAGCAACACAATCGATAAGAACCAACACTGAAACCAAACTGAAGACCGTTAGTTCTAACATTGCAAACACCCCAATCAAACCCAAGCAGACGAAGGTCTCCAGATCCTCCAGTAGTGACTCAGAAAGCAGCGAGGAGGAAGATAATGAAGATAGTGTTGATGtctctgcttttaaaccatcTTCAGCGACACAATCGATAAGAACCGACGCTAAAACCGAACTGAAGACTGTTAGCTCTAACAATGCAAACACCCCAATCAAAAAAAACAAGCAGACGAAGGTCTCCAGATCCTCCAGTAGTGACTCAGAAAGCAGCGAGGAAGAAGATAGTGAAGATAGTGCCGAAGTCTCCACTTCAAAAACATCCTCAGCAACACAATCGATAAGAACCAACACTGAAACCAAACTGAAGACCGTTAGTTCTAACATTGCAAACACCCCAATCAAACCCAAGCAGACGAAG ATCTCCAGATCCTCCAGTAGTGACTCTTCTAGTGAGGAATCAGAGACTAGTGATGATGAGAAGTCCAGACCTCAGCCAAAAGATTCCAAACCTGCCGATTCAAAGAAAGTTCAGGAGAAAGTTGACTCGCATCCGACAGTTTTTCACTCAACTGCCATAGATGCTCAGAAACAACAGAAGGACAACCAGAAACGTCTTGCGGCGCTGGAGCAACGTCAGAAAGAGACAGAACAGCAGAAGAAACTCATTCAGGGGGCTCTTTCTAGCGTG GACATGGTGAAAGCGAACAAAGGCAAACACATTGTGTTTGATTCTGATGAAGAAGAAGAGGACAAAACCACAAACAAACCAGAAGAGCAACCAagaagcaagaaaaaaagtctttttgagGACGATTCAGAATCCGATGATCAACAACCGTCCACATCAAAAGAAAAG GAGAACAAAAAGTCAGATGGCAACAAGCTGTTTGACAGTGAAGATGAGGATGATGGCGCTGAGGATGATCGTTTCCAGATAAAACCCCAGTTTGAGGGCAAAGCTGGACAGAAG cttATGCAGCTGCAGGCTAGATTTGGAACTGATTCGAGATTTCAGATCGATTCGAGATTTCTGGAAAGTGATGATGAGACTGAAGATCAAG ATGCAGCAGCTCCAGAAAAAGATGAAGAACAACTTCttgaagagaaaaagaaaagtctAGACATCCTCCAGAGCATTTTAAAAACCAGCATACAACCCCAGAACACCAAAAAGAGCAAGATGTTCAA AGATGTTTCGGGCCTGCATTACGACCCAACACAAGAGGAACATGCCGCTTTTGAGTCCAAGACAGAGATGCCGAAGAAAGAAAG TAAGGCGGCGAGACGAAAGAAACGTGAGGAGGCTGAAAAACTCCCTGAAGTGTCTAAGGACATTTACTTTGAGGTGTCGGCAGATTTGAAGGAGGTCTTTGGGACATCCAAAGAAAACCAGGACGAGGAGGAGCCGAAGGTTTCATGGGACAAAGAGGCAGAAGAGACTGAAGATATAATGACACCCATGGAAGTTTCCTTCACTTCTAATGTAGAAGCCCATGAAGACACATCGGGCGGATTCAAGTTCTCCTTCTTTGGCGAGGTTGCTTCTGCGGAGACGACCACCAAGACAG ACGACTACAAAATAGAGACATTAAAAGGAGCCAAGTTCTCTTGGCAAATGGACCCTCGCTTCCAGGACAGCAGTTCAGACGAGGAAGGCGTGGACGAGGTTGAGGAGGACCAATCTGCTTCCAGCAAAATCACAGA GGAACCAACACCATcaaaaaagagttttttctttttctttcaagatGACAAACGGTTAAAAG aGGGGCCGAGAATGTTCTGTAGAAGCGGAAAACTAGGAGACCAGAGGGAAGCCTGGGAAGAGAAGAGGACGTCACTCAGAGAT GAGTGTCGCAAGAAACACAAAGACGCCAAAAGACGTCAGAGGCCGTCGCTAAAGAAGACCTGA
- the nol8 gene encoding nucleolar protein 8 isoform X3 encodes MKRLYIGGLGHTVSEKDLKDRFGKFGDVSDVEIITRKDEHGSPLKTFGYININITDAEYKRCIGILNKSTWKGGTLLIQMAKESFLHRLAEERQQLAEKTITPKIDPQEKLVDSLKAAGVENFHMKAAVPGTEIPGHKDWVVSKFGRVLPVLNLKCKGKNKVFKYDPSKHCHNIKRLETADNIMSVSKLTWEMEGGDDEISKKRRGEFPQHKPCPKRSKVDLSSFLSNLAQSNSINAADIGNKNKMVFQQNGLPATKTEKQIPVVKKSVCVLDNDADSEDEIRMLVAQELSTNTKQTSAEDEDDNLEVVGDDFVVKSNAFWGGAEQDGVKSLLTSSKEDEDYDSADTDEILTQRKTQKTQVSQDSPTKSSKNESSSESDSGSNDSDYEAMMGNCTRLDLSLADLEQLAKNAEVISDDESVEEPKIELKTPRAACKRRGNNPEDILASLLGDDTPDKERKNRVTTVSLPAFIGTRDLFEGPEPILKRVTQSIDSESPKRLKQDLNVKERSISEDTSQPQSSNRPSQQKLSSLKEQSTSKKLENQSSENDSSSDESESSEAGESAQVVTFKKSSATQPVRTNPKTELKTVSSNNANTSIKPKQTKISRSSSSDSESSEEEDNEDSVDVSAFKPSSATQSIRTDAKTELKTVSSNSNNPIKPKQTKVSRSSSSDSESSEEEDSEDSAEVSTSKTSSATQSIRTNTETKLKTVSSNIANTPIKPKQTKVSRSSSSDSESSEEEDSEDSAEVSTSKTSSATQSIRTNTETKLKTVSSNIANTPIKPKQTKVSRSSSSDSESSEEEDSEDSAEVSTSKTSSATQLMRTNTETKLKTVSSNNANTPIKPKQTKISRSSSSDSESSEEEDNEDSVDVSAFKPSSATQSIRTDAKTELKTVSSNSNNPIKKNKQTKVSRSSSSDSESSEEEDSEDSAEVSTSKTSSATQSIRTNTETKLKTVSSNIANTPIKPKQTKVSRSSSSDSESSEEEDSEDSAEVSTSKTSSATQLTRTNTETKLKTVSSNNANTPIKPKQTKISRSSSSDSSSEESETSDDEKSRPQPKDSKPADSKKVQEKVDSHPTVFHSTAIDAQKQQKDNQKRLAALEQRQKETEQQKKLIQGALSSVDMVKANKGKHIVFDSDEEEEDKTTNKPEEQPRSKKKSLFEDDSESDDQQPSTSKEKENKKSDGNKLFDSEDEDDGAEDDRFQIKPQFEGKAGQKLMQLQARFGTDSRFQIDSRFLESDDETEDQDAAAPEKDEEQLLEEKKKSLDILQSILKTSIQPQNTKKSKMFKDVSGLHYDPTQEEHAAFESKTEMPKKESKAARRKKREEAEKLPEVSKDIYFEVSADLKEVFGTSKENQDEEEPKVSWDKEAEETEDIMTPMEVSFTSNVEAHEDTSGGFKFSFFGEVASAETTTKTDDYKIETLKGAKFSWQMDPRFQDSSSDEEGVDEVEEDQSASSKITEEPTPSKKSFFFFFQDDKRLKEGPRMFCRSGKLGDQREAWEEKRTSLRDECRKKHKDAKRRQRPSLKKT; translated from the exons ATGAAGCGATTGTACATCGGCGGTCTCGGCCACACAGTGTCTGAGAAGGACCTCAAAGACAGATTTGGAAAATTTGGGGATGTGTCAGATGTAGAAATTATCACGAGGAAAGATGAGCACG GATCTCCTCTAAAGACATTTGGCTACATCAACATAAACATCACAGATGctgaatacaaaagat GTATAGGCATATTAAATAAATCCACATGGAAAGGTGGAACCTTGCTTATTCAGATGGCAAAGGAAAGTTTTCTACATAG ACTTGCTGAAGAACGACAGCAACTGGCTGAAAAGACCATCACCCCAAAGATCGACCCTCAGGAGAAATTAGTGGACTCACTTAAAGCAGCTGGTGTTGAAAATTTTCACATGAAAGCTGCTGTTCCAGGAACAGAAATTCCTGGACATAAG GACTGGGTTGTGAGTAAATTTGGCAGGGTCCTTCCTGTCCTGAATCTCAAATGTAAAGGAAAGAACAAA GTCTTCAAATATGATCCATCCAAACACTGCCACAACATCAAGAGACTGGAGACTGCAGACAACATCATGTCAGTATCTAAGCTGACATGGGAGATGGAAGGTGGAGATGATGAAATCAGTAAGAAAAGGAGAGGAGAGTTTCCACAGCATAAGCCGTGTCCCAAAAGATCTAAAGTAGACTTGAGTTCATTTCTCAGCAATTTGGCTCAGAGCAATAGTATTAATGCAGCTGACATTGGAAACAAGAACAAAATGGTGTTCCAACAAAACGGACTCCCTGCTacaaagacagaaaaacaaatacCTGTtgttaaaaaatcagtttgtgtTTTGGACAATGATGCTGACTCTGAAGATGAAATCAGGATGTTGGTTGCTCAAGAACTTTCGACgaacacaaaacaaacctcTGCAGAGGACGAGGACGACAACCTGGAGGTAGTGGGAGATGATTTTGTCGTTAAATCTAATGCTTTCTGGGGTGGAGCGGAACAAGATGGCGTAAAATCGCTACTAACTTCTTCAAAAGAGGATGAGGATTACGATTCTGCAGACACGGATGAAATACTCACCCAGAGAAAGACCCAAAAAACACAAGTTAGCCAAGATTCCCCGACAAAATCCAgtaaaaatgagtcttcatcTGAATCTGACAGTGGTAGCAATGATTCTGATTATGAAGCCATGATGGGGAACTGCACCCGCTTAGATCTCTCCCTGGCAGACTTGGAGCAGCTAGCTAAAAACGCAGAGGTGATTTCAGATGATGAAAGTGTGGAAGAACCCAAAATAGAACTCAAGACCCCAAGAGCGGCATGCAAAAGAAGAGGTAACAACCCTGAAGATATTTTAGCTTCGCTTCTTGGAGATGACACCCCTGACAAAGAACGTAAGAATCGGGTGACCACAGTATCCCTTCCAGCTTTCATTGGAACAAGGGATCTCTTTGAAGGTCCAGAGCCCATCCTGAAAAGAGTCACCCAGAGTATTGACAGTGAATCTCCTAAAAGACTCAAACAAGACCTGAATGTGAAAGAACGAAGCATCTCAGAAGATACAAGTCAACCGCAGTCTTCAAACCGTCCATCTCAACAGAAGCTGTCCAGTTTAAAGGAACAATCAACCTCAAAGAAACTTGAGAACCAATCATCAGAAAATGATTCTTCTAGTGATGAGTCAGAAAGCAGCGAAGCAGGCGAAAGTGCTCAAGTCGTCACCTTTAAAAAATCTTCAGCAACACAACCAGTAAGAACCAACCCTAAAACCGAACTGAAGACTGTTAGCTCTAACAATGCAAACACCTCAATCAAACCCAAGCAGACGAAGATCTCCAGATCCTCCAGTAGTGACTCAGAAAGCAGCGAGGAGGAAGATAATGAAGATAGTGTTGATGtctctgcttttaaaccatcTTCAGCGACACAATCGATAAGAACCGACGCTAAAACCGAACTGAAGACTGTTAGCTCTAACTCAAACAACCCAATCAAACCCAAGCAGACGAAGGTCTCCAGATCCTCCAGTAGTGACTCAGAAAGCAGCGAGGAAGAAGATAGTGAAGATAGTGCCGAAGTCTCCACTTCAAAAACATCCTCAGCAACACAATCGATAAGAACCAACACTGAAACCAAACTGAAGACCGTTAGTTCTAACATTGCAAACACCCCAATCAAACCCAAGCAGACGAAG GTCTCCAGATCCTCCAGTAGTGACTCAGAAAGCAGCGAGGAAGAAGATAGTGAAGATAGTGCCGAAGTCTCCACTTCAAAAACATCCTCAGCAACACAATCGATAAGAACCAACACTGAAACCAAACTGAAGACCGTTAGTTCTAACATTGCAAACACCCCAATCAAACCCAAGCAGACGAAGGTCTCCAGATCCTCCAGTAGTGATTCAGAAAGCAGCGAGGAAGAAGATAGTGAAGATAGTGCCGAAGTCTCCACTTCTAAAACCTCCTCAGCGACACAATTGATGAGAACCAACACTGAAACCAAACTGAAGACTGTTAGCTCTAACAATGCAAACACCCCAATCAAACCCAAGCAGACGAAGATCTCCAGATCCTCCAGTAGTGACTCAGAAAGCAGCGAGGAGGAAGATAATGAAGATAGTGTTGATGtctctgcttttaaaccatcTTCAGCGACACAATCGATAAGAACCGACGCTAAAACCGAACTGAAGACTGTTAGCTCTAACTCAAACAACCCAATCAAAAAAAACAAGCAGACGAAGGTCTCCAGATCCTCCAGTAGTGACTCAGAAAGCAGCGAGGAAGAAGATAGTGAAGATAGTGCCGAAGTCTCCACTTCAAAAACATCCTCAGCAACACAATCGATAAGAACCAACACTGAAACCAAACTGAAGACCGTTAGTTCTAACATTGCAAACACCCCAATCAAACCCAAGCAGACGAAGGTCTCCAGATCCTCCAGTAGTGATTCAGAAAGCAGCGAGGAAGAAGATAGTGAAGATAGTGCCGAAGTCTCCACTTCTAAAACCTCCTCAGCGACACAATTGACGAGAACCAACACTGAAACCAAACTGAAGACTGTTAGCTCTAACAATGCAAACACCCCAATCAAACCCAAGCAGACGAAGATCTCCAGATCCTCCAGTAGTGACTCTTCTAGTGAGGAATCAGAGACTAGTGATGATGAGAAGTCCAGACCTCAGCCAAAAGATTCCAAACCTGCCGATTCAAAGAAAGTTCAGGAGAAAGTTGACTCGCATCCGACAGTTTTTCACTCAACTGCCATAGATGCTCAGAAACAACAGAAGGACAACCAGAAACGTCTTGCGGCGCTGGAGCAACGTCAGAAAGAGACAGAACAGCAGAAGAAACTCATTCAGGGGGCTCTTTCTAGCGTG GACATGGTGAAAGCGAACAAAGGCAAACACATTGTGTTTGATTCTGATGAAGAAGAAGAGGACAAAACCACAAACAAACCAGAAGAGCAACCAagaagcaagaaaaaaagtctttttgagGACGATTCAGAATCCGATGATCAACAACCGTCCACATCAAAAGAAAAG GAGAACAAAAAGTCAGATGGCAACAAGCTGTTTGACAGTGAAGATGAGGATGATGGCGCTGAGGATGATCGTTTCCAGATAAAACCCCAGTTTGAGGGCAAAGCTGGACAGAAG cttATGCAGCTGCAGGCTAGATTTGGAACTGATTCGAGATTTCAGATCGATTCGAGATTTCTGGAAAGTGATGATGAGACTGAAGATCAAG ATGCAGCAGCTCCAGAAAAAGATGAAGAACAACTTCttgaagagaaaaagaaaagtctAGACATCCTCCAGAGCATTTTAAAAACCAGCATACAACCCCAGAACACCAAAAAGAGCAAGATGTTCAA AGATGTTTCGGGCCTGCATTACGACCCAACACAAGAGGAACATGCCGCTTTTGAGTCCAAGACAGAGATGCCGAAGAAAGAAAG TAAGGCGGCGAGACGAAAGAAACGTGAGGAGGCTGAAAAACTCCCTGAAGTGTCTAAGGACATTTACTTTGAGGTGTCGGCAGATTTGAAGGAGGTCTTTGGGACATCCAAAGAAAACCAGGACGAGGAGGAGCCGAAGGTTTCATGGGACAAAGAGGCAGAAGAGACTGAAGATATAATGACACCCATGGAAGTTTCCTTCACTTCTAATGTAGAAGCCCATGAAGACACATCGGGCGGATTCAAGTTCTCCTTCTTTGGCGAGGTTGCTTCTGCGGAGACGACCACCAAGACAG ACGACTACAAAATAGAGACATTAAAAGGAGCCAAGTTCTCTTGGCAAATGGACCCTCGCTTCCAGGACAGCAGTTCAGACGAGGAAGGCGTGGACGAGGTTGAGGAGGACCAATCTGCTTCCAGCAAAATCACAGA GGAACCAACACCATcaaaaaagagttttttctttttctttcaagatGACAAACGGTTAAAAG aGGGGCCGAGAATGTTCTGTAGAAGCGGAAAACTAGGAGACCAGAGGGAAGCCTGGGAAGAGAAGAGGACGTCACTCAGAGAT GAGTGTCGCAAGAAACACAAAGACGCCAAAAGACGTCAGAGGCCGTCGCTAAAGAAGACCTGA